The DNA segment TCCGCCATTTCTGGATCGCCCAGGTAACGACGCAAGTAGTTGTACAACTCGCGTTCGTAACGCTGAACCAACCTGGCGAAGTACTCTCGGTTACCGGAATCTCGATACGCCAGCAGCAAGTCCTCATCGGACTTGGGTTGAACGAGCGAAGGATCCGAGTAACTCGACGTCATTTCAAGTGTGGCAGTTGTCATTTTCTACGAAGTATCCCAGCAATGGTTCGAAATCCGTTTCCTGTTGGGAGCGATCTTTTTCAAATTCCTGCGTTACCAGGCTTGAACCAAGACCTTTCGACCATCGCCGCGATCCGTATTCTAGCACGCTTGTTCTCTGAGACAGAGACGAACGTGGGAGATGGTCGAGAATTGACAGCCCCAAGACAGGCTCCTAAACTCGTTCTACCCATTATGCAACGCCCGTGCCGAAAGCAAGAAAATGAATGAAACCAAATACAAATGGGCCGTTGCAGGCGACGTTAACGCCTTCTTTGGCTTGATGTTAGATAACATCGCCGATCTTCTGCTAACCATTGGCTTGCTAGCAGCGGTCTTTAACTTTCCTACATCGTTTGCCATCGGACACATGGTCCCCGGGACGGCGTTGGGGGTACTGGTCGGCGACCTGATTTTCTTTTGGATGGCGCTGCGTCTGGCGAAAAGAACTGGACGTAACGATATAACTGCTATGCCTTTAGGTCTCGACACCCCGAGTACCTTTGGCATGGTGTTTTTCGTTTTAGGGCCATCGTTTGCCCTGGGAGTCGAACAATTACAAGGCTCTGGCTTGAGCCCGGAAGAGATTACAAGAGAAGCTGCTATCCGTACGTGGCACATTGGAATTTGGTCCATTGTCATGTCCGGTTTTTTCAAAACTGCTTGCGCCTTCGGTTCTAGCTGGATTCGTAAAATCATCCCGCGTGCTGGCTTGCTAGGTTCGCTAGCGGCGATCGCCTTGGTGCTGATTAGCTTCCTCCCCTTTGTCGAAGCGCTTCATTTTCCGATCGTTGGCATGACGGCCCTGTCGGTTATTCTGGTCACGCTGGTCGCGAGAATTGGCTTGCCGGCGAAAATCCCCGGGGCACTCGCTGCGTTGCTGGTCTCGGGCACCATTTACTATGCGATGTCAGGCCTGGGCGTCTTAGGGGGCACGCCAGAAGGAATGAACTTCAATCCGACCGAAGCCTTGCTGCCGACCGATTGGCTGGCCGTCTTCCGCTTCGAGTGGATGAACTGGAAGACCTTCCAAGAGGCTGCGGTTTACTTGCCGATTGTGATCCCGTTTGCTTTGGCCACGGTCATTGGCGGGATCGACTGCGTTGAAAGTGCGGCAGCGGCCGGCGACGACTACAACACCAATCGCATCATCGGGGCCGAAGCACTCGCCACCCTCGTGGCTGGCTTCTGCGGCGGTGTGATCCAAACAACGCCCTACATCGGCCATCCCGCTTACAAAGCGATGGGAGGTCGGGCTGCTTACACACTGGCGACCGCCTTGTTCGTCGGCGGGGCTGGCGTGCTAGGTTACTTTGGCTTTTTGTACTGGGCCATCCCCAAGCCAACCGTCTTCCCGATCCTTGTCTTCATCGGGCTAGAGATCACCGCACAGAGCTTTAAAGCAACGCCCAAGCGACATTACCCGGCGGTTTCCATTGCCTGCATCCCGGCACTCGCGGCGTTGGTGTTGATCTACACCGGCGACCTGCAAGGGCAATACACCGGGCTATTCTTTCAAATGAAGCAGCAAGCCACCGTTCAAGTGGAAAACGAACTCACCCAGTATCGCCAGGAACTTACCGCCTTGGCCGAAGCCGGGCACATCGACGAAGAAGCCCTAGCGAAGTTGACTCCACGGCTCGATAAGCTAACCGCAGGCTCTCAGGCCTTAGAAGCCAGCGTCGACCAACTGGGGCAGTACGCCCAGGGAAACATGGAAACGCCGCCTGACGAGCAAGGGCATTCGCACCCCAACGGCACAGCGATCAAATTGCAAACCCTGCAAATGCTGGCCGGCGGTTTCATTGTCACCAGCATGCTATGGGCAGCGATCCTGGCCTTCATCATCGATCGCCGTTTGTACCTGGCCGCGACCTTTAGCTTGGCGTGTGCAGCATGCAGCTTGTTTGGGGTAATTCACTCACCGTATCCCAGTGGTAAGCTGGTATTAGGTTGGAACGAACTGACCGACCT comes from the Bremerella cremea genome and includes:
- a CDS encoding permease yields the protein MNETKYKWAVAGDVNAFFGLMLDNIADLLLTIGLLAAVFNFPTSFAIGHMVPGTALGVLVGDLIFFWMALRLAKRTGRNDITAMPLGLDTPSTFGMVFFVLGPSFALGVEQLQGSGLSPEEITREAAIRTWHIGIWSIVMSGFFKTACAFGSSWIRKIIPRAGLLGSLAAIALVLISFLPFVEALHFPIVGMTALSVILVTLVARIGLPAKIPGALAALLVSGTIYYAMSGLGVLGGTPEGMNFNPTEALLPTDWLAVFRFEWMNWKTFQEAAVYLPIVIPFALATVIGGIDCVESAAAAGDDYNTNRIIGAEALATLVAGFCGGVIQTTPYIGHPAYKAMGGRAAYTLATALFVGGAGVLGYFGFLYWAIPKPTVFPILVFIGLEITAQSFKATPKRHYPAVSIACIPALAALVLIYTGDLQGQYTGLFFQMKQQATVQVENELTQYRQELTALAEAGHIDEEALAKLTPRLDKLTAGSQALEASVDQLGQYAQGNMETPPDEQGHSHPNGTAIKLQTLQMLAGGFIVTSMLWAAILAFIIDRRLYLAATFSLACAACSLFGVIHSPYPSGKLVLGWNELTDLPAAAAGQGPIYMMWAYVSMAVVLLVCGAWQASNPDIVSEDLADNE